A stretch of the Nyctibius grandis isolate bNycGra1 chromosome 13, bNycGra1.pri, whole genome shotgun sequence genome encodes the following:
- the TSPAN6 gene encoding tetraspanin-6 produces the protein MASPSRRLQTKPVITCLKSVLLTYTFVFWVSGIVLLAVGVWGRVSLAVYFSLLDEKATNVPFVLVGAGTVVVLLGTFGCFATCRGSTWMLKLYAMLLSLIFLIVLVAAVVGFVFRHEIKTNFESNLNLALRDYNVTADRHSEAVDTIQRTLHCCGVQNYSDWERTEYFTQRGIPRSCCKSQDDCSEEDLKDPSKAKLKVFVDGCFFLVTSTMESKMSVVAGISFGIACFQLVGIILACCLSQYITNNQYEMV, from the exons ATGGCGTCCCCGTCGCGGCGGCTGCAGACGAAGCCCGTGATCACCTGCCTCAAGAGCGTCCTGCTCACCTACACCTTCGTCTTCTGG gtGTCGGGCATCGTGCTGCTGGCCGTGGGCGTCTGGGGCAGGGTGAGCCTGGCCGTCTACTTCTCCTTGCTGGACGAGAAGGCCACCAACGTCCCCTTCGTCCTGGTGGGCGCCGGCACCGTCGTCGTCCTCCTGGGCACCTTCGGCTGCTTCGCCACCTGCCGCGGCAGCACCTGGATGCTCAAGCTG TACGCCATGCTCTTGTCCCTCATCTTCCTCATCGTCCTGGTGGCCGCCGTCGTGGGGTTCGTCTTCAGGCACGAG ATTAAGACAAACTTTGAGAGTAACCTCAACCTGGCCTTGAGAGACTACAACGTGACTGCGGATCGGCACAGCGAGGCCGTCGACACCATCCAGAGAACC CTGCACTGCTGTGGGGTGCAGAACTACTCGGACTGGGAGAGGACCGAGTACTTCACCCAGAGGGGCATCCCCCGGAGCTGCTGCAAGAGCCAGGACGACTGCTCGGAGGAGGATCTGAAAGACCCGAGCAAAGCCAAGCTGAAAGTGTTTGTGGAT ggttgttttttcctgGTAACGTCAACGATGGAGTCAAAAATGAGTGTTGTGGCTGGAATCTCCTTTGGCATCGCCTGCTTCCAG
- the SRPX2 gene encoding LOW QUALITY PROTEIN: sushi repeat-containing protein SRPX2 (The sequence of the model RefSeq protein was modified relative to this genomic sequence to represent the inferred CDS: deleted 1 base in 1 codon) — protein sequence MFGTGSRRKSGFAEHRQEGQASAATRRRRRPSSRFQPLSILAGARGCSRTWCCRRAGRPPAPRPPGMAQEAAPVLLVVLARLVSSTWHEGSGYYTPESHTNEVYVEEPPPEPALDYRRVPQWCATLNIHRGEATCYSPRGGSYRSSLGTRCELSCARGYRLVGPSAVQCLPSRHWSGMAYCRQIRCHVLPAVLRGSYVCSAGVQMDSRCDYTCLPGYQLEGDRSRICMEDGRWSGSEPICVDLEPPKIRCPDSRERIAEPGKLTATVYWDPPRVKDSADGIIKRVMLRGPEPGSEFPEGEHVIRYTAHDQAYNRASCKFSIRVQVRRCPVLKPLQNGYLSCTSDSNNYGATCEYLCEGGYERQGTSLRVCQSTQQWTGSQPLCAPMQINTDVNSAASLLDQFHEKRRLLVISAPDPSNRYYKMQISMLQQAACGLDLRHVTTVELVGQPPHEVGRIREHQLSLGIIEELRQFLHLTRSHFNAVLLDKAGTDRERYISPVSPDELFVFIDTYLLSEREAARRAQSGDPCE from the exons ATGTTTGGGacaggcagcagaaggaaaagtggGTTTGCTGAGCACAGGCAGGAGGGCCAGGCGTCTGCAGCGACAAGGCGACGGAGGCGGCCGTCGTCCCGTTTCCAGCCCCTCTCCATCCTCGCTGGGGCTCGCGGCTGTTCCCGGACCTGGTGCTGCAGGCGGGCTGgccggcccccagccccccggccccccggcaTGGCGCAGGAGGCGGCCCCCGTCCTGCTGGTTGTCCTCGCCAGGCTGGTGTCCTCCACGTGGCACGAAG GGTCCGGCTACTACACGCCCGAGAGCCACACCAATGAAGTGTACGTGGAAGAACCCCCCCCTGAGCCTGCCCTGGACTACCGCCGAG tgccccaaTGGTGTGCCACGCTCAACATCCACCGCGGAGAGGCCACGTGCTACTCGCCCCGGGGGGGCTCCTACCGCAGCAGCCTGGGCACGCGCTGCGAGCTGAGCTGTGCCCGCGGGTACCGGCTGGTGGGTCCCAGCGCCGTGCAGTGCCTGCCCAGCCGCCACTGGTCCGGGATGGCGTACTGCCGAC AGATCCGGTGCCACGTGCTGCCGGCGGTGCTGCGCGGCTCCTACGTGTGCTCTGCCGGCGTGCAGATGGATTCCCGCTGCGACTACACCTGCCTGCCTGGCTACCAGCTGGAGGGCGACCGGAGCCGCATCTGCATGGAGGATGGGCGCTGGAGCGGGAGCGAGCCGATCTGTGTAG ATCTGGAGCCTCCCAAGATCCGCTGCCCAGACTCCCGGGAGCGGATAGCTGAGCCAGGCAAGCTGACCGCCACCGTCTACTGGGACCCCCCACGCGTCAAGGACTCCGCCGACGGCATCATCAAGAG GGTGATGCTGCGGGGCCCGGAGCCCGGCTCCGAATTCCCCGAAGGAGAGCACGTGATCCGCTACACTGCCCACGACCAGGCGTACAACCGAGCCAGCTGCAAGTTCAGCATCCGCGTCCAAG TGAGGCGTTGCCCTGTCCTGAAGCCCCTGCAGAACGGCTACCTCTCCTGCACCTCCGACAGCAACAACTACGGGGCCACCTGCGAGTACCTGTGCGAGGGGGGCTACGAGCGCCAGGGCACGTCTCTGCGTGTCTGCCAGTCCACCCAGCAGTGGACGGGCTCCCAGCCCCTTTGTGCAC CCATGCAGATCAACACGGACGTGAACTCGGCCGCCAGCCTGCTGGATCAGTTCCACGAGAAACGCCGCCTCCTCGTCATCTCGGCTCCTGACCCCTCTAACCGCTACTACAAGATGCAGATCTCCATGCTGCAG CAAGCGGCCTGCGGGCTGGACCTGCGTCATGTCACCACCGTGGAGCTGGTGGGGCAGCCCCCGCACGAGGTGGGCCGCATCCGAGAGCACCAGCTGTCCCTTGGCATTATCGAGGAGCTCAG gcaGTTCCTGCACCTCACCCGCTCCCACTTCAACGCGGTGCTGCTGGACAAGGCGGGCACCGACCGCGAGCGCTACATCTCCCCGGTCAGCCCCGACGAGCTCTTCGTCTTCATCGACACGTACCTGCTGAGCGAGCGGGaggcg gcgcggcgggcgcAGAGCGGGGACCCCTGCGAGTGA
- the SYTL4 gene encoding synaptotagmin-like protein 4, which translates to MSEAVDLSFLSDVERDLILQVLQRDEELRKAEERRIRRLKNELLEIRRKGAKRGSQRYSERTCARCQQSLGRVSPKANTCRGCNHLVCRDCRSYGPNSSWRCKVCTKEAELKKATGDWFYDQRVNRFANRLGSDMVRLSLRHRSAASKRETMGQTLLQKAQLGEPKSSSAARQQSPSAPREGPSLFPDASDPRDGKSDTESMENMSLDGYRPSPGGVRGRSNSLERAAPLKDGKQVAVPAGPAASSLTLPLRSKNTLSDGRDAAVGSRRSALAHEHETMFKKNPRRVVRPADYTKSVIDLRPEDCVGEGGSLGDRSKSVPGLNTELEEEEEDIDNLVEIHRQRVARGSMRSGTSSSTLGSMVSIYSEAGDFGSVAVTGGISFSLSYEQKTQTLFIHVKECRQLAYGDEGKKRSNPYVKTYLLPDKSRQGKRKTTIKRNTINPLYNELLKYEINKSLLLARTLQFSVWHHDRFGRNTFLGEAEVPLDAWNFESHLEEFLPLHGKIGADAAGLAQYKGELVVSMKYIPSSKHPGAGKWQKGKTGEGGELQVWIKEAKNLTAAKSGGTSDSFVKGYLLPHKNKASKRKTPVVKKTLNPHYNHTFVYNGVNAEDLQHICLELTVWDREPLSSNDFLGGVRLGVGNGVSYGQAVDWMDSTGEELNLWQKMCQYPGSWAEGTLQLRSTMARRRP; encoded by the exons ATGTCGGAGGCCGTGGATCTGTCCTTCTTGTCGGACGTGGAGAGGGATCTGATCCTGCAGGTCCTGCAGCGTGACGAGGAGCTCCGCAAAGCGGAGGAGAGGAGAATCAG GCGCCTGAAGAACGAGCTGCTGGAGATCCGGCGCAAGGGAGCCAAGCGGGGCAGCCAGCGGTACAGCGAGCGGACGTGCGCCCGCTGCCAGCAGAGCCTGGGCCGTGTCAGCCCCAAGGCCAACACCTGCCGGGGCTGCAACCACTTGGTGTGCCGGGACTGCCGCTCCTACGGCCCCAATAGCTCCTGGCGCTGCAAAGTCTGCACCAAGGAGGC TGAGCTGAAGAAGGCGACGGGTGACTGGTTCTACGACCAGAGGGTCAACCGCTTCGCCAACCGGCTGGGCAGCGACATGGTGCGGCTGTCCCTGCGGCACAGGTCGGCAG ccAGCAAAAGAGAGACCATGGGACAAACCCTCCTCCAGAAAGCCCAGCTTGGTGAGCCCAAAAGCTCCTCTGCAGCTCGGCAGCAGAGCCCCTCAGCACCCCGGGAGGGGCCCAG TTTGTTTCCGGATGCCTCAGACCCTCGGGATGGCAAAAGTGACACAGAGTCCATGGAAAACATGAGTCTGGATGGCTACAGACCTAGTCCCGGTGGCGTGAGGGGCAG GAGTAACTCCCTGGAGAGAGCTGCTCCTCTCAAAGATGGAAAGCAAGTTGCTGTGCCAGCAGGACCCGCTGCCTCCAGCCTGACCCTCCCTCTCCGCTCCAAAAACACCCTCTCCGACGGGCGG GATGCCGCCGTGGGGAGCCGCCGCAGCGCCTTGGCCCACGAGCATGAAACAATGTTCAAGAAGAACCCCCGGCGGGTGGTGAGGCCCGCAG ACTACACCAAGTCGGTGATCGACCTGCGCCCGGAGGACTGCGTGGGGGAAGGCGGCTCTTTGGGGGACAGGAGCAAGTCGGTCCCAGGCCTCAACACAGAGCTG gaggaggaggaggaggacatcGATAACCTGGTGGAGATCCATCGGCAGAGGGTGGCCCGGGGCAGCATGCGCAGCGGCACCTCCTCG AGCACGCTGGGGAGCATGGTCAGCATTTACAGCGAGGCCGGCGACTTCGGCAGCGTTGCGGTCACCGGGGGAATCTCCTTCTCCCTGAGCTATGAGCAGAAGACGCAGACCTTGTTCATCCACGTGAAGGAGTGTCGCCAGCTGGCCTACGGGGACGAGGGCAAGAAGCGCTCCAACCC GTACGTGAAGACCTACCTCCTGCCGGACAAATCCCGCCAAGGGAAACGCAAGACGACCATCAAACGCAACACCATCAACCCCCTGTACAACGAGCTGCTGAAG TACGAGATTAACAAGTCCCTCCTGCTTGCAAGGACGCTGCAGTTCTCTGTCTGGCACCACGATCGCTTTGGTCGAAACACGTTCCTGGGGGAGGCGGAGGTCCCGCTGGACGCCTGGAACTTCGAGAGCCACCTGGAAGAGTTTCTGCCCCTGCACGGCAAG ATTGGGGCGGATGCTGCTGGTCTCGCCCAGTACAAGGGGGAGCTGGTCGTCTCCATGAAGTACATCCCGTCTTCCAAGcaccctggggctgggaaaTGGCAGAAGG GCAAAACGGGGGAAGGCGGTGAGCTCCAGGTCTGGATCAAAGAAGCCAAGAACCTCACGGCTGCCAAATCTGGGGGGACATCAGACAGCTTTGTCAAGGG CTACCTCCTGCCACACAAAAACAAAGCCTCCAAGAGGAAGACACCTGTGGTGAAGAAGACCCTGAACCCTCATTACAACCACACCTTTGTCTACAACGGCGTCAACGCCGAGGACCTGCAGCACATCTGCCTGGAGCTGACAGTCTGGGACCGGGAGCCGTTGTCCAGCAATGACTTCCTCGGAGGTGTCCGTCTGGGGGTGGGCAACG GCGTGAGCTACGGGCAGGCTGTGGACTGGATGGACTCCACGGGCGAGGAGCTGAACCTGTGGCAGAAGATGTGCCAGTACCCAGGCTCGTGGGCGGAGGGGACGCTCCAGCTGCGCTCCACCATGGCCAGGCGGCGGCCGTAG
- the TRMT12 gene encoding LOW QUALITY PROTEIN: tRNA wybutosine-synthesizing protein 2 homolog (The sequence of the model RefSeq protein was modified relative to this genomic sequence to represent the inferred CDS: deleted 1 base in 1 codon) — protein PTPSPRFRFRPRPQQIWRRRGGGKRSAGNTGPRRCRRRAGLASDDPPPWPWQDGGRGHPVPALATETAFAQRLREHLEEKQLLDRRYRLQEVRGGHVALPVLEEKLDQLRLPQEIPCELVWIQDPVPSRAARRRTPCPEAGRTSCGGCWARDWSEELERDVPHAWQRHGDLVLLSEDSFRAAPWEKLGPALWETVASALGARRLARRGRVLPDGMRSPSVTLLLGQDGWVEHVDNGIRYTFDVTKCMFSSGNITEKLRVASLPCSGEVLVDLYAGIGYFTLPYLVHAAAAFAHACEWNGHAVEALRRNLALNGVQDRCRVHHGDSRQLELRDVADRVNLGLIPSSEEGWLVACRVLKKDTGGVLHIHHNVETLPSATPARGAERGSPEGAGSDGEAQCPTEDSGKETLGARMRPEWQRWAEATAARIRGLLAELHGRPWHTSILHIEEVKSYAPHVHHLVLDLECRPTLPA, from the exons CCCACGCCGTCCCCCCGCTTCCGCTTCCGCCCGCGCCCGCAACAAATatggcggcggcgcggcgggggaaAGCGCTCCGCAGGAAACACGGGGccgcgccgctgccgccggcgCGCCGGGCTCG CCAGTGATGACCCTCCGCCCTGGCCTTGGCAGGATGGAGGCCGGGGACATCCCGTCCCTGCACTGGCCACGGAGACCGCGTTCGCCCAGCGCCTCAG GGAGCATTTGGAAGAGAAGCAGCTCCTGGACAGGCGGTACCGGCTGCAGGAGGTGCGGGGGGGCCACGTGGCCTTGCCCGTGCTGGAGGAGAAGCTCGACCAGCTGCGGCTGCCCCAGGAGATACCCTGTGAACTGGTCTGGATCCAG GACCCCGTCCCCTCCAGGGCAGCCCGCCGGCGGACGCCCtgcccagaagctggcaggaCGAGCTGCGGCGGCTGCTGGGCGAGAGACTGGTCGGAGGAGCTGGAACGTGACGTGCCCCATGCC TGGCAGAGGCACGGGGACCTGGTCCTGCTGAGCGAGGACAGCTTCAGGGCTGCGCCGTGGGAGAAGCTGG GTCCAGCGCTCTGGGAGACGGTCGCCTCGGCTTTGGGTGCCCGGCGGCTGGCCAGGCGAGGACGGGTATTGCCAGATGGGATGCGGTCCCCCAGTGTCACCCTGCTGCTGGGCCAGGACGGCTGGGTGGAGCACGTGGACAACGGGATCAG GTACACCTTTGACGTGACCAAGTGCATGTTCTCATCGGGCAACATCACAGAGAAGCTGCGGGTGGCCTCACTGCCCTGCTCTGGGGAGGTCCTGGTGGATCTCTACGCAG GCATCGGCTATTTCACGCTGCCGTACCTGGTTCACGCGGCGGCCGCCTTCGCCCACGCCTGCGAGTGGAACGGCCACGCCGTGGAGGCCCTGCGGAGGAACCTGGCGCTGAATGGCGTGCAGGACCGCTGCCGCGTCCACCACGGGGACAGCCGGCAG CTGGAGCTGCGGGATGTAGCGGACCGGGTGAACCTGGGGCTGATTCCCAGCTCGGAGGAAGGCTGGCTGGTGGCCTGCCGCGTCCTGAAGAAGGACACAGGAGGGGTTCTCCACATCCACCATAACGTGGAGACTCTCCCCTCAGCGACCCCAGCCCGGGGGGCTGAGCGAGGGTCTCCAGAGGGGGCCGGCTCTGATGGAGAGGCGCAGTGCCCAACGGAGGACAGTGGGAAGGAGACGCTGGGGGCCAGGATGAGACCTGAGTGGCAGAGGTGGGCTGAAGCCACTGCGGCACGGATCCgggggctgctggcagagctgcacgGGCGGCCATGGCACACCAGCATCCTGCACATCGAGGAGGTGAAGTCCTATGCGCCCCACGTGCATCACCTCGTGCTGGACCTCGAGTGCCGGCCAACGCTGCCCGCCTAG